A window from Leifsonia shinshuensis encodes these proteins:
- a CDS encoding carbon-nitrogen hydrolase family protein, whose translation MTDRPAELTVDDRSIAVAVAQFAPGEDRVHNRDVVAGLVAVAVSRGARLVVLPEYSSYFTDPLGPSFARNAEPLDGDFVRGLTATAREQGVFIVAGLVERTDVHHKFSNTLVAVDPGGDVVATYRKQHLYDAFGAQESDWVVPGDLDEPQTFEVDGITVGLQTCYDLRFPEVTRRLADAGADLVAVPAEWVRGPLKEHHWNTLLAARAIENTLYVAAADHPPSIGVGASAVVDPMGVTLAGLGETTGVAVAEVSSARIREVRERNPALQLRRYRVSPL comes from the coding sequence GTGACGGACCGTCCGGCAGAACTGACCGTGGACGACCGATCCATCGCCGTTGCGGTGGCCCAGTTCGCGCCGGGCGAGGACCGCGTGCACAACCGCGATGTCGTCGCGGGGCTGGTGGCGGTGGCCGTGTCCCGGGGCGCCCGCCTGGTCGTCCTGCCCGAGTACTCCTCCTACTTCACCGACCCGCTCGGTCCGTCGTTCGCCCGGAACGCGGAGCCGCTGGATGGCGACTTCGTCCGCGGCCTCACCGCGACGGCGCGCGAACAGGGCGTCTTCATCGTCGCCGGACTGGTGGAGCGGACGGACGTGCACCACAAGTTCTCGAACACCCTCGTCGCGGTCGACCCGGGCGGCGACGTGGTCGCGACCTACCGCAAGCAGCACCTCTACGACGCCTTCGGGGCGCAGGAGTCCGACTGGGTCGTGCCCGGCGACCTGGATGAGCCGCAGACGTTCGAGGTGGACGGCATCACGGTCGGCCTCCAGACCTGCTACGACCTGCGGTTCCCCGAGGTCACCCGGCGCCTCGCGGACGCCGGCGCCGATCTCGTCGCTGTCCCTGCCGAGTGGGTGCGCGGGCCGCTCAAGGAGCACCACTGGAACACCCTGCTGGCCGCCCGCGCGATCGAGAACACGCTCTACGTGGCCGCCGCCGACCATCCGCCGTCGATCGGCGTCGGTGCGAGCGCCGTTGTGGACCCGATGGGTGTCACGCTCGCCGGCCTCGGCGAGACGACCGGGGTGGCCGTCGCCGAGGTGTCGTCCGCGCGCATCCGCGAGGTGCGCGAGCGCAACCCGGCTCTGCAGCTCCGGCGGTACCGCGTCAGCCCGCTGTGA
- a CDS encoding response regulator, protein MSDEGRLRRVVIADDDDDIRGLMTIAAKRAGVEIVAAVDNGRAALDAVRGGDVDLAVLDISMPGLNGVEVAEAIRADDLTRSTLILMVSASVQLLTDHGVVADRSDSFIVKPFSPRVLSTRIREMLELGEPA, encoded by the coding sequence ATGTCTGACGAGGGACGCCTGAGGCGGGTCGTCATCGCCGATGACGACGACGACATCCGGGGCCTGATGACCATCGCCGCCAAGCGCGCGGGCGTCGAGATCGTGGCCGCCGTCGACAACGGCCGCGCGGCCCTCGACGCCGTGCGCGGCGGGGATGTCGACCTCGCGGTGCTCGACATCTCCATGCCCGGCCTGAACGGCGTGGAGGTGGCCGAAGCGATCCGCGCGGACGACCTGACCCGCTCGACGCTGATCCTCATGGTCTCCGCCTCGGTGCAGCTGCTCACCGACCACGGCGTCGTCGCCGACCGCTCGGACAGCTTCATCGTGAAGCCGTTCAGCCCGCGTGTCCTGTCCACCCGCATCCGCGAGATGCTCGAGCTGGGGGAGCCCGCATGA
- a CDS encoding ATP-grasp domain-containing protein — MTDSTRTRVLVTGAGGPAGVAVIRSLLARDDVDVFAADMDGWASGLYLVPAEQRRIVPPGRSDGFVDALIAMSREDRIDVLFSTVDVELSGLAARRDELKAVGTELAAPSHDTLVTCLDKFALVQRVAGKARVPETRLLNSDGVAADWTFPVIIKPRSGAGSRGVRLIADREALEAIGTDESIIIQENLPGEEFSVDVLASLDGDVIAAVPRSRERVDSGVSIAGRTVRRPELSDTAAAVARAIGLTGVANVQLRYSADGVPALLEVNPRFPGAMPLTIASGVDMPSLLLDLVLGRPVPSAVDFEELANVRFLEDVFLRPADVLVSENAAHAEGFEE, encoded by the coding sequence ATGACCGACTCCACACGAACCCGCGTCCTGGTCACGGGCGCCGGCGGCCCCGCGGGCGTCGCCGTCATCCGGTCCCTCCTGGCGCGGGACGATGTGGACGTGTTCGCGGCCGACATGGACGGCTGGGCGAGCGGACTGTACCTGGTCCCCGCCGAGCAGCGCCGCATCGTGCCGCCCGGACGCTCCGACGGGTTCGTGGATGCGCTCATCGCCATGAGCCGCGAGGACCGCATCGACGTGCTGTTCTCGACCGTGGACGTCGAACTGTCCGGCCTCGCCGCCCGCCGCGACGAACTCAAGGCCGTCGGGACGGAGCTGGCGGCCCCGTCGCACGACACGCTCGTCACCTGCCTCGACAAGTTCGCGCTCGTGCAGCGCGTCGCCGGGAAGGCGCGCGTGCCGGAGACACGGCTGCTGAACAGCGACGGCGTGGCGGCCGACTGGACCTTCCCGGTCATCATCAAGCCGCGGTCCGGCGCCGGCTCGCGCGGCGTCCGCCTGATCGCGGACCGCGAAGCGCTCGAGGCGATCGGCACCGACGAGAGCATCATCATCCAGGAGAACCTGCCGGGCGAGGAGTTCTCGGTGGATGTGCTCGCGAGCCTCGACGGCGACGTCATCGCAGCCGTGCCGCGCTCGCGCGAGCGCGTCGATTCGGGCGTCTCGATCGCCGGCCGCACCGTCCGCCGCCCCGAGCTCTCCGACACCGCTGCGGCCGTAGCCCGTGCCATCGGGCTCACCGGCGTGGCCAACGTCCAGCTGCGCTACAGCGCCGACGGCGTTCCCGCCCTGCTCGAGGTGAACCCCCGCTTCCCGGGTGCCATGCCGCTCACCATCGCGTCGGGCGTCGACATGCCGTCGCTGCTGCTCGACCTGGTGCTGGGGCGCCCGGTTCCGTCTGCCGTCGACTTCGAGGAGCTGGCGAACGTCCGGTTCCTCGAGGATGTGTTCCTGCGACCGGCCGACGTGCTGGTCTCCGAGAACGCCGCACACGCGGAGGGCTTCGAGGAGTGA
- a CDS encoding pyridoxal phosphate-dependent aminotransferase, with product MTIPGAWRRAAGGAGLLGADGTVRPTIFAEMSALATRTGAINLGQGFPDEDGPAEVLEAAVAAIRDGHNQYPPGPGIPDLRLAVAEHQRRFYGLEVDPDREVLITAGATEAIAATLLALLEPGDEVVTFEPYYDEYGAVIALAGGIHRTVPLEPPAFRPDLDRLRATVTDRTRVILVNTPHNPTGAVLDRETLSLVVELAERHDAIIVTDSVYEHLSFVPEHIPIESLPGARNRTVAISSGGKTFSTTGWKIGWLTAPTELVTAVLAVKQFLTYVNGAPFQPAIAAGLRLPDSFFTGIADTLAHKRDVLSDGLRAAGFGVFPSDGTYFVVADAAPLGYPDAVRLCRELPELAGVVAVPLSAFARDDYAGRTASLVRFAFCKRIEVLEEAARRLAAITAG from the coding sequence ATGACGATTCCTGGAGCGTGGCGGCGAGCCGCAGGCGGCGCGGGACTCCTCGGCGCGGACGGGACGGTGCGCCCGACGATCTTCGCGGAGATGAGCGCGCTGGCCACCCGCACCGGCGCTATCAACCTGGGCCAGGGCTTCCCCGACGAGGACGGACCGGCCGAGGTGCTGGAGGCGGCGGTCGCAGCGATCCGCGACGGGCACAACCAGTACCCGCCGGGGCCCGGCATCCCGGACCTGCGGCTGGCCGTGGCCGAGCACCAGCGCCGGTTCTACGGGCTGGAGGTCGACCCCGATCGCGAGGTCCTGATCACCGCCGGGGCGACCGAGGCCATCGCCGCCACGCTGCTCGCCCTGCTCGAACCCGGCGACGAGGTCGTCACCTTCGAGCCGTACTACGACGAGTACGGTGCGGTCATCGCGCTCGCGGGTGGCATCCACCGCACCGTTCCGCTCGAACCGCCCGCCTTCCGGCCCGACCTGGACCGGCTCCGCGCGACGGTGACGGACCGCACGCGCGTCATCCTCGTGAACACGCCGCACAACCCCACCGGCGCCGTCCTCGACCGGGAGACGCTCTCCCTCGTCGTGGAGCTGGCGGAGCGTCACGACGCGATCATCGTCACCGACTCGGTCTACGAGCACCTCTCCTTCGTTCCGGAGCACATCCCGATCGAGTCGCTGCCCGGAGCCCGCAACCGTACCGTGGCGATCTCGTCCGGCGGCAAGACGTTCAGCACGACCGGCTGGAAGATCGGCTGGCTGACCGCTCCCACGGAGCTCGTGACGGCGGTGCTCGCCGTGAAGCAGTTCCTCACCTACGTCAACGGTGCACCGTTCCAGCCCGCCATCGCGGCCGGCCTCCGGCTGCCCGACTCGTTCTTCACAGGGATCGCGGACACGCTCGCGCACAAGCGGGACGTGCTCTCCGACGGGCTGCGCGCCGCCGGGTTCGGGGTGTTCCCCTCCGACGGCACGTACTTCGTCGTCGCCGACGCGGCACCGCTGGGCTATCCGGATGCGGTCCGGCTCTGCCGCGAGCTGCCCGAGCTCGCCGGGGTCGTCGCCGTGCCGCTGTCGGCGTTCGCGCGCGACGACTACGCCGGGCGCACCGCATCCCTCGTCCGCTTCGCCTTCTGCAAGCGGATCGAGGTGCTGGAGGAGGCGGCGAGGCGGCTCGCCGCGATCACAGCGGGCTGA
- a CDS encoding PHP domain-containing protein: MSVTEAERLPALLRGDFHVHSTFSDDARSTLAENIAAASAAGLRTVRLTDHVRASTTWVPEFVAAVAAESVPDGLTVVTGVEAKLLDASGAVDTPADLVVGPGGVDAVVIGDHQFPGTDGPWSPTATRERLDAGLSDDDALDLLIEASIRAMERTRHAQLAHWFSILPKVGLDEAQLGPERLLAWAEAAAATATIVEVNEKWACPGPAAIAALLDAGARIVASTDSHVASDVGRYSRVPQLLDAAAASSRAEREGGR; encoded by the coding sequence GTGAGCGTCACCGAAGCCGAGCGGCTCCCCGCCCTGCTCCGCGGCGACTTCCACGTGCACTCCACGTTCTCCGACGACGCCCGCAGCACGCTCGCCGAGAACATCGCCGCCGCCTCTGCCGCCGGTCTGCGCACGGTTCGCTTGACGGATCACGTGCGCGCATCCACCACGTGGGTGCCGGAGTTCGTCGCGGCGGTGGCGGCCGAGAGCGTCCCGGACGGCCTGACGGTCGTCACCGGTGTCGAGGCGAAGCTGCTCGACGCCTCCGGCGCCGTCGACACACCCGCCGACCTGGTCGTCGGCCCCGGGGGAGTCGACGCCGTCGTCATCGGCGACCACCAGTTCCCGGGGACGGACGGCCCGTGGTCGCCCACCGCGACGCGCGAGCGGCTGGACGCCGGCCTGTCCGACGACGACGCCCTCGACCTGCTGATCGAGGCGAGCATCCGGGCGATGGAGCGGACGCGGCACGCGCAGCTGGCGCACTGGTTCTCGATCCTGCCGAAGGTCGGCCTGGACGAGGCGCAGCTGGGGCCCGAGCGCCTGCTCGCCTGGGCCGAGGCCGCAGCGGCGACCGCGACGATCGTCGAGGTCAACGAGAAGTGGGCCTGCCCGGGCCCGGCGGCGATCGCCGCTCTGCTGGACGCGGGTGCGCGTATCGTTGCGTCCACCGACAGCCATGTCGCAAGCGATGTGGGGCGCTACTCGCGCGTCCCGCAGCTGCTCGATGCCGCCGCGGCATCCAGCCGCGCCGAACGGGAGGGAGGGCGATGA
- a CDS encoding ROK family transcriptional regulator, whose translation MAIDQGTRSTHSERAAAPDRGLVPGRALRPRTKVLPEHARGHNRSLVLQSLYRSGRVSRADLARTTGLTRVTISDLVGELIAEGLVVELGQRDDARPGKPAVLLDVNRGATQIIGVDLSEHAVFRGAVLDMDGRILAAVEVELAGSRGEEATEKVLALVDRLVEATTAPVLGVGIGSPGIVDAEGTVAAAPNLGWVDEPLQQRVAARTGLPVFVANDANVAVLAEHGFADAQGDMMLVKVGHGVGSGLLVAGALVFGSRFAAGEIGQVMVGTDGGPEAPYDRERCLEAWLAVPRLESRVAAAAAKGEPAGPVLREAGQRLGVALAPIVGALNLSEVVLSGPEELIDGVLLEAVGETLRNRTMAGFHSGVTLRMTSLGRDIVLRGCVVMVLSAQLGVS comes from the coding sequence ATGGCGATCGACCAGGGAACGCGCTCCACCCACTCGGAGCGGGCAGCAGCGCCCGACCGCGGCCTCGTCCCGGGCCGCGCCCTCCGGCCCCGCACGAAGGTGCTGCCGGAACACGCCCGCGGGCACAACCGCTCCCTGGTGCTGCAGTCGCTGTACCGCTCCGGCCGGGTCAGCCGCGCCGACCTCGCACGCACCACCGGCCTCACCCGGGTGACCATCTCCGACCTGGTGGGGGAGCTGATCGCCGAGGGTCTCGTGGTCGAGCTCGGTCAGCGCGACGACGCCCGCCCCGGCAAGCCGGCGGTGCTCCTCGACGTGAACCGCGGCGCCACGCAGATCATCGGCGTCGACCTCAGCGAGCACGCGGTGTTCCGCGGGGCCGTCCTCGACATGGACGGCCGCATCCTGGCCGCTGTCGAGGTGGAGCTCGCGGGCAGCCGCGGCGAGGAGGCTACCGAGAAGGTCCTCGCGCTGGTCGACCGTCTCGTCGAGGCGACGACCGCGCCCGTGCTCGGCGTCGGCATCGGCTCGCCCGGCATCGTGGATGCGGAGGGCACGGTCGCCGCCGCACCGAACCTCGGCTGGGTCGACGAGCCGCTGCAGCAGCGGGTCGCCGCGCGCACCGGCCTGCCCGTGTTCGTCGCGAACGACGCGAACGTCGCCGTGCTCGCCGAGCACGGCTTCGCCGACGCGCAGGGCGACATGATGCTGGTGAAGGTCGGCCACGGCGTCGGCTCGGGCCTGCTCGTCGCCGGAGCCCTCGTCTTCGGCAGCCGGTTCGCCGCGGGCGAGATCGGCCAGGTGATGGTGGGAACCGACGGCGGTCCCGAGGCGCCCTACGACCGCGAGCGCTGCCTGGAGGCCTGGCTGGCCGTCCCGCGGCTGGAGTCGCGCGTCGCGGCGGCCGCCGCGAAGGGCGAGCCCGCGGGTCCGGTGCTCCGCGAGGCGGGCCAGCGCCTGGGCGTGGCGCTCGCGCCGATCGTCGGTGCCCTCAACCTGTCCGAGGTCGTGCTCAGCGGCCCGGAGGAGCTCATCGACGGCGTCCTGCTGGAGGCGGTCGGTGAGACGCTCCGCAACCGCACCATGGCCGGTTTCCACTCGGGCGTCACGCTGCGGATGACGAGCCTCGGCCGCGACATCGTGCTCCGCGGGTGCGTGGTGATGGTGCTCTCCGCCCAGCTGGGGGTGTCCTGA
- a CDS encoding ROK family transcriptional regulator: protein MAEEHGKATQAAVRERNLTTALQLVLSGNGTATRAGIARRTGLTSATVSSLLAGLIADGLVIEGQLAESTGGKRATTLRIAAEDHVLLALIVQPGLVRGAVIDLLGAEVATASQRPATPGSLEDVRTVVRKLVAATTARIVAVGVQVPGIADGPLIRESVQLGWTDVDLARELAGIVEAPIHLINDADAEAIADSTAADEPGADDFGASQLFVSLSTGVGAAVILDGEVVAGASHRAGEIGHVPVLFGPEAPVCACGNRGCLEEVVSVTSLLGLPHGTDLEALDLAALAAAPESRHRIADGARVLARALLLVGAALDVPNIVIGGAAPRLGPEFIGHLRAEAARHPVKAAMPLGFRYARVAQEQPYRGAAQYALRSTLGISWAG from the coding sequence GTGGCAGAGGAGCACGGGAAGGCGACGCAGGCCGCCGTCCGCGAGCGCAACCTGACGACCGCGCTGCAGCTCGTGCTCTCCGGCAACGGGACCGCGACCCGGGCCGGCATCGCCCGGCGCACCGGCCTCACCAGCGCGACCGTGTCGTCCCTGCTCGCCGGGCTCATCGCCGACGGGCTCGTCATCGAGGGACAGCTGGCCGAGTCGACGGGCGGCAAGCGCGCCACGACGCTGCGGATCGCCGCCGAGGACCACGTGCTCCTCGCCCTGATCGTGCAGCCCGGCCTCGTCCGCGGCGCCGTGATCGATCTGCTCGGCGCCGAGGTCGCCACCGCGTCCCAGCGGCCGGCCACGCCGGGATCGCTCGAGGATGTGCGCACCGTCGTCCGCAAGCTGGTGGCCGCCACGACCGCCCGCATCGTCGCCGTGGGCGTGCAGGTGCCCGGCATCGCCGATGGCCCGCTCATCCGCGAGTCCGTGCAGCTCGGGTGGACGGACGTCGACCTGGCCCGCGAGCTGGCCGGGATCGTGGAGGCGCCCATCCACCTCATCAACGACGCCGACGCGGAGGCCATCGCCGACTCCACGGCCGCGGACGAACCCGGCGCCGACGACTTCGGCGCCAGTCAGCTCTTCGTCTCGCTGAGCACGGGCGTCGGGGCCGCGGTCATCCTGGACGGCGAGGTGGTCGCGGGCGCGTCACACCGGGCGGGAGAGATCGGTCACGTCCCGGTGCTGTTCGGGCCGGAGGCGCCGGTGTGCGCCTGCGGCAACCGGGGCTGCCTCGAAGAGGTCGTCTCGGTCACGAGCCTGCTCGGGCTCCCCCATGGCACCGACCTGGAGGCACTCGACCTCGCCGCCCTCGCCGCAGCGCCCGAGTCGCGGCATCGCATCGCGGACGGCGCGCGGGTGCTGGCGCGCGCCCTGCTGCTGGTAGGAGCGGCGCTCGACGTGCCCAACATCGTCATCGGCGGCGCCGCGCCGCGGCTCGGCCCTGAGTTCATCGGCCACCTGCGGGCCGAGGCGGCCCGGCATCCGGTCAAGGCGGCGATGCCGCTCGGCTTCCGGTACGCGCGCGTCGCGCAGGAGCAGCCCTATCGCGGCGCCGCGCAGTACGCGCTCCGCTCGACCCTCGGCATCAGTTGGGCGGGCTGA
- a CDS encoding response regulator, with translation MASAVTKFRVVVVEDDPDVAFFMKTVLEKRADAVAIAVTDPSVALDRIAEFEPDLVITDIEMPGISGLDLLKELRSQYPGMPVVVMTAHVSVDYAVSALRAQADEFLTKPVASAELVAIVNRLAAEGRVKRAASRQQVVLAIGAHPDDVEIGVGGILAAHRDAGNQVVILTLSRGARGGDADNRQHESLASAELLGARLFLEDLEDTQISAADPTVGIIERVVAEVQPDIVYTHSSHDRHQDHRAVHAATNVATRTVRTVCCYQSPSATIDFRPTRFVPIDGFTDTKLRLIDCFRSQTELRAYLEPDFVLATARYWSRFGGGKNCEPLEVMRDTADISIPASTLSAEARYPGTRQ, from the coding sequence ATGGCGAGTGCCGTGACGAAGTTCCGGGTGGTGGTGGTCGAGGACGACCCGGATGTGGCCTTCTTCATGAAGACCGTGCTGGAGAAGAGGGCGGACGCCGTGGCGATCGCGGTCACCGACCCGTCGGTCGCGCTGGACCGCATCGCGGAGTTCGAGCCCGACCTCGTCATCACGGACATAGAGATGCCGGGCATCTCGGGCCTCGACCTGCTCAAGGAGCTCCGCAGCCAGTACCCGGGGATGCCGGTGGTCGTCATGACCGCGCACGTCTCCGTCGACTACGCCGTGTCGGCGCTACGTGCCCAGGCCGACGAGTTCCTGACGAAGCCCGTCGCGTCCGCCGAGCTCGTCGCGATCGTGAACCGCCTGGCCGCCGAGGGCCGGGTCAAGCGGGCCGCGTCGCGCCAGCAGGTGGTGCTCGCGATCGGCGCGCACCCGGACGACGTCGAGATCGGCGTCGGCGGCATCCTCGCCGCCCACCGCGATGCGGGCAACCAGGTGGTCATCCTGACGCTGTCACGGGGCGCCCGGGGCGGCGACGCCGACAACCGTCAGCACGAGTCGCTCGCGTCCGCCGAGCTGCTCGGCGCCCGGCTGTTCCTCGAAGACCTCGAGGACACGCAGATCTCCGCCGCCGACCCGACCGTCGGCATCATCGAGCGCGTGGTGGCCGAGGTGCAGCCCGACATCGTCTACACGCACTCGTCGCACGACCGCCACCAGGACCACCGCGCAGTCCACGCCGCGACCAACGTGGCCACCCGCACGGTGCGCACGGTCTGCTGCTACCAGAGCCCGTCCGCCACCATCGACTTCCGGCCGACCCGGTTCGTGCCGATCGACGGCTTCACCGACACCAAGCTGCGGCTCATCGACTGCTTCCGGTCGCAGACGGAGCTGCGGGCCTACCTGGAACCGGACTTCGTGCTCGCGACCGCCCGCTACTGGTCGCGTTTCGGCGGCGGCAAGAACTGCGAACCGCTGGAGGTGATGCGCGACACCGCGGACATCTCCATCCCCGCCTCGACGCTCTCCGCCGAGGCCCGCTACCCCGGAACCCGACAGTAG
- a CDS encoding ATP-binding protein: MTLDRWLSRIPIDSPSAFMKQVPTIIGFAIAAVIAAVPNGVPVTNGPLFIAGIALVAVATVLALVVPWGRLHPEWAVVIPVLSLFAVGLLRLGTGSAASPFAVLTLLPFVWIATEAGRINILIAALGTFVVLIAPIVVDGVGHTAGDVVRAFFSPVIYLIVAIVINEIAHRMRIQLAAAREASEQQQQLLAQAVQAQDELVLNEARLKTANRLIQSIWNAVTEQSVIGTDLDGLIDVWNPGAEKMFGITEKEVLDAKHRIVDFHLDSELSDRLQDMDARFTTVASTDEFSALVDTVRAGSADVRDWTYVRPDGKRVSVQVAATPRLDENGHRVGFIFVATDMTQAREFARLKDEFVGLISHELRTPLSSILGYLELMRDDEESPLSEEQQQYLSVAERNAHRLLRLVGDLLFTAQVESGRFPLDLKDVELGGVVSASVESARPVAANSGVTLVGDVPESPVELRADPLRLGQAVDNLISNAVKFTPSGGTVTVSLRCEGEQAVIAVTDTGIGIPAVELSQLSQRFFRASTATRNAVPGVGLGLSITKAIVTAHGGRLDIASEEGVGTSISIVLPVETPRPVVDAIPRAEVAP; encoded by the coding sequence ATGACCCTCGACCGGTGGCTCAGCCGCATCCCGATCGACTCGCCGTCGGCGTTCATGAAGCAGGTGCCGACGATCATCGGCTTCGCCATCGCCGCGGTGATCGCCGCCGTGCCGAACGGTGTGCCCGTCACCAACGGTCCGCTGTTCATCGCCGGGATCGCGCTGGTGGCCGTCGCCACCGTCCTCGCGCTGGTCGTGCCGTGGGGGCGCCTGCATCCGGAGTGGGCGGTCGTCATCCCCGTCCTGTCGCTCTTCGCGGTCGGGCTGCTGCGGCTCGGAACCGGTTCGGCGGCGTCGCCGTTCGCCGTGCTGACCCTGCTGCCCTTCGTGTGGATCGCCACGGAAGCGGGGCGGATCAACATCCTGATCGCGGCGCTCGGCACCTTCGTCGTGCTCATCGCCCCGATCGTGGTCGACGGTGTGGGTCACACCGCCGGCGATGTCGTCCGGGCCTTCTTCTCGCCCGTGATCTACCTCATCGTCGCCATCGTCATCAACGAGATCGCCCACCGGATGCGCATCCAGCTCGCCGCTGCCCGGGAGGCGAGCGAGCAGCAGCAGCAGCTGCTGGCGCAGGCGGTGCAGGCGCAGGACGAGCTGGTGCTGAACGAGGCCCGGCTCAAGACAGCGAACCGCCTGATCCAGAGCATCTGGAACGCGGTGACCGAGCAGTCCGTGATCGGCACCGATCTCGACGGCCTCATCGACGTGTGGAACCCGGGCGCGGAGAAGATGTTCGGGATTACAGAGAAGGAGGTGCTCGACGCGAAGCACCGCATCGTGGACTTCCACCTCGACTCCGAGCTCTCCGACCGGCTGCAGGACATGGATGCGCGCTTCACGACCGTCGCGAGCACCGACGAGTTCTCGGCGCTGGTCGACACCGTGCGCGCCGGCTCCGCCGACGTGCGCGACTGGACGTACGTGCGACCGGACGGCAAGCGCGTCTCGGTGCAGGTCGCGGCGACGCCGCGCCTCGACGAGAACGGGCATCGGGTCGGCTTCATCTTCGTGGCGACCGACATGACGCAGGCGCGGGAGTTCGCCCGGCTGAAGGACGAGTTCGTCGGCCTGATCTCGCACGAGCTGCGCACGCCGCTCAGCTCGATCCTCGGCTACCTGGAGCTGATGCGCGACGACGAGGAGTCGCCGCTCTCGGAGGAGCAGCAGCAGTACCTGAGCGTCGCCGAGCGCAACGCGCACCGCCTGCTGCGGCTGGTGGGCGACCTGCTCTTCACGGCTCAGGTCGAGTCCGGCCGCTTCCCGCTCGACCTGAAGGACGTGGAGCTCGGCGGCGTCGTCTCCGCATCGGTGGAGTCGGCGCGTCCCGTCGCCGCAAACTCGGGAGTGACCCTCGTGGGCGACGTCCCCGAGTCGCCGGTCGAACTCCGGGCGGACCCTCTCCGGCTCGGGCAGGCCGTCGACAACCTCATCTCCAACGCCGTCAAGTTCACGCCGTCCGGCGGCACGGTCACGGTCTCGCTGCGCTGCGAAGGCGAGCAGGCGGTGATCGCCGTCACCGACACGGGGATCGGCATCCCGGCTGTCGAGCTGAGCCAGCTGTCGCAGCGGTTCTTCCGCGCGTCCACCGCGACGCGCAACGCCGTTCCCGGCGTCGGGCTGGGTCTCAGCATCACGAAGGCCATCGTCACCGCGCACGGCGGCCGCCTCGACATCGCGAGCGAGGAGGGCGTCGGCACCTCGATCAGCATCGTGCTCCCCGTGGAGACGCCCCGGCCGGTCGTCGATGCGATCCCGCGCGCGGAGGTGGCGCCGTGA